The Desulfosporosinus sp. Sb-LF genome has a segment encoding these proteins:
- a CDS encoding C40 family peptidase, whose translation MKNKFTTMIISVLMGVLCFVPVANASTSTTRSAAVHRVIAKAESYTGTNYVLGGTSYRGIDCSGLTMNAYKAAGIYLPRTSTSQYKVGTYVPVSRLLPGDLVFFSFNSRHTVTHVGIYLGNGKFINATSHKGVTTSNFSPYWWNAYVGAKRVIK comes from the coding sequence ATGAAAAACAAATTTACAACAATGATTATATCAGTCTTAATGGGTGTTTTATGTTTCGTTCCAGTAGCAAATGCTTCTACGAGTACTACTCGTTCAGCAGCAGTTCATCGAGTTATAGCGAAAGCTGAAAGTTATACTGGAACTAACTATGTTTTAGGTGGGACAAGCTATCGAGGTATTGATTGCTCCGGACTTACGATGAATGCATACAAGGCCGCCGGGATTTACCTTCCGAGAACTAGTACCAGTCAGTATAAAGTAGGAACTTATGTCCCAGTTAGTCGACTTCTTCCAGGAGATTTGGTTTTCTTCAGCTTTAATTCACGTCATACTGTAACTCATGTAGGGATCTATCTCGGCAACGGGAAATTTATTAATGCCACTAGCCATAAAGGTGTAACAACTAGTAACTTTAGCCCGTATTGGTGGAATGCCTATGTTGGTGCAAAGAGAGTGATCAAGTAA
- a CDS encoding DUF6143 family protein — translation MSDLLDSIILPKRLPEVVSVPNPLYKSLQGKYFVGQTEQLTFSNTTNAWGALINPNGSGVNLFANVFTITNLSDKPFLVKIWFNTNLPGTGSVSSEVSPANTALIPPPVPKVQIQFNQNVNGIPVGGVNVFDRIVPSGATLVSEEDGKFIFPQGGNWSLFLTSPGPVAVSLSAIVAFGWYEEKTKRFK, via the coding sequence ATGTCAGATTTATTGGACTCAATTATACTACCCAAACGACTACCCGAAGTAGTGAGTGTGCCTAATCCCCTGTATAAATCTCTCCAAGGTAAATACTTTGTCGGTCAGACAGAACAATTGACTTTTAGCAACACTACGAACGCCTGGGGAGCATTAATTAATCCGAATGGTTCTGGTGTCAATCTATTTGCAAATGTGTTTACCATTACGAATTTATCTGATAAACCGTTTTTAGTAAAAATATGGTTTAACACTAATCTACCTGGAACAGGATCTGTATCTTCAGAGGTCAGCCCCGCTAATACAGCGCTGATTCCGCCTCCGGTACCGAAAGTGCAGATACAATTTAACCAAAATGTTAATGGAATTCCGGTTGGCGGTGTTAATGTCTTTGACCGGATAGTTCCTTCAGGCGCAACCCTTGTCAGTGAAGAGGATGGAAAGTTTATCTTTCCTCAAGGAGGTAACTGGAGCCTCTTTTTGACCTCTCCTGGGCCGGTAGCAGTTTCACTTTCTGCGATAGTTGCATTTGGTTGGTATGAAGAAAAAACTAAGCGTTTCAAGTGA
- a CDS encoding peptidoglycan recognition family protein, with product MDWQKIVIHHTASPREVRRSGRTVPVDAAMIREWHKTKGWSDIGYHFVIMPDGRCEEGRPLSKQGAHCNVAHRNSIGIGVCLVGNFSETEVPDTQFAGLVTKVVQLLETFKLGLGDVELHRGVPGAATECPGRYFPGDVFMKKLKESLS from the coding sequence TTGGATTGGCAAAAGATCGTAATCCACCACACGGCAAGTCCTAGGGAAGTGCGTCGTTCAGGAAGAACCGTCCCAGTCGACGCTGCCATGATTCGGGAGTGGCATAAAACCAAGGGGTGGAGCGATATCGGCTATCACTTTGTGATTATGCCGGATGGTCGCTGTGAAGAAGGAAGACCCCTATCCAAGCAAGGAGCACATTGCAATGTAGCTCATCGTAATTCTATTGGAATAGGAGTCTGTCTAGTGGGGAATTTTAGCGAGACTGAAGTTCCGGACACCCAATTTGCCGGCTTAGTGACCAAAGTCGTTCAGCTTCTAGAAACGTTTAAGCTTGGACTCGGAGACGTTGAACTGCACCGAGGCGTGCCTGGAGCAGCTACAGAATGTCCAGGACGGTATTTTCCAGGGGATGTTTTCATGAAGAAATTGAAAGAAAGCCTTAGTTGA
- a CDS encoding ABC transporter ATP-binding protein, with product METIAKIKIEKLVFPHEEKPALKNIDFEINQGDFIVITGGVASGKSILLHAITGAIPHYHNAELTGNVTIMGQDIKDMRLNRMSDYVGYMMQEPHNQIISLDVYEDVAFGLGNLEIPFNQIDQMVKDTLEFVGLTGYENRRTASLSGGQAQRVVLAGVLALNAPILILDQPTAELDPKGRYELYHRLGQLNKAQNLTIVLVMDRIEEVLNYANRVFYIRDGEIVKQYSPEEYYKDQIEHRKGRLNYNTSFNTDHRKSNEIIAEMTNVSYQYKNNLLGCEDIRLEIFKSDFLSIIGLNGSGKSTLAKLLIGLLKPSKGEIKVFNRPLNKENLTEIRTHVGFLFQNPDYQIFASTLEEEVGFSLKLRGEQNEVINQKIDECLNFVGLLDYKKMHPHRLSRGQRQLLALASILVSDPDFIIADEPTSGLDENQGYMIMDKLFDLSKNGKTILLITHDLTMAKIYSNRLVALHNHRIQLDISTKDLNQYFDTLTAIGLNSHNNISFREVENGTFYA from the coding sequence ATGGAAACGATTGCAAAAATTAAAATTGAAAAACTCGTATTTCCACACGAAGAAAAACCTGCGCTCAAAAACATTGATTTCGAGATAAATCAGGGAGATTTCATCGTCATTACCGGGGGTGTAGCTTCTGGAAAATCGATTTTACTGCATGCCATCACGGGCGCTATCCCACACTACCATAACGCTGAATTAACAGGAAACGTCACAATCATGGGGCAAGATATTAAGGACATGCGCCTCAACAGAATGTCCGATTATGTGGGATACATGATGCAGGAACCCCATAATCAAATTATTAGTTTGGATGTCTACGAAGACGTTGCTTTCGGTCTTGGCAATCTGGAAATTCCCTTTAACCAAATTGATCAGATGGTTAAAGATACTTTGGAATTTGTGGGTCTAACGGGCTATGAAAACAGACGAACCGCTTCTCTTTCAGGCGGGCAGGCCCAACGTGTTGTTTTGGCGGGTGTTTTAGCCCTCAATGCCCCTATCTTGATTCTTGATCAGCCGACCGCTGAACTGGATCCGAAGGGCCGCTATGAGCTTTATCATCGGCTGGGTCAGTTGAATAAAGCTCAGAATCTAACCATTGTTTTGGTCATGGACCGAATTGAAGAAGTCCTTAACTATGCCAACAGAGTCTTCTATATTAGGGACGGTGAAATTGTCAAACAGTATTCGCCTGAGGAATATTACAAGGACCAAATCGAGCATCGAAAAGGAAGGTTAAACTATAACACTTCCTTCAATACCGATCACCGTAAGTCCAATGAAATTATTGCAGAAATGACCAATGTCTCCTACCAGTACAAAAACAATTTACTAGGTTGTGAAGACATTCGTTTAGAAATCTTCAAGAGTGACTTTTTATCGATTATTGGTTTAAATGGCTCTGGAAAATCAACGTTGGCTAAACTACTTATCGGTCTGTTAAAGCCTTCTAAGGGTGAGATTAAAGTGTTTAACCGGCCTCTGAATAAAGAAAACCTGACAGAGATCCGTACACATGTGGGCTTTCTATTTCAAAACCCCGACTATCAGATCTTTGCAAGCACCTTGGAAGAAGAGGTTGGATTTTCACTGAAGCTAAGAGGTGAACAAAATGAAGTAATCAATCAAAAAATTGATGAGTGCCTAAACTTTGTGGGACTGCTGGATTACAAGAAAATGCACCCTCATCGCTTAAGCCGCGGCCAGCGCCAGCTTTTGGCACTAGCCTCCATTCTCGTCAGTGATCCGGATTTCATCATCGCCGATGAACCGACCTCGGGCCTTGACGAAAATCAAGGGTATATGATCATGGATAAACTCTTCGATTTATCGAAAAATGGCAAAACAATTCTGCTTATCACCCACGATCTGACCATGGCTAAAATCTATTCAAACCGGTTAGTTGCCCTGCATAACCATCGCATTCAACTTGATATTTCGACGAAAGATCTCAATCAATATTTCGATACGCTTACAGCTATTGGCTTGAATTCCCATAATAATATTTCATTCAGGGAGGTTGAAAATGGGACTTTCTATGCTTGA
- a CDS encoding energy-coupling factor transporter transmembrane component T, giving the protein MGLSMLDPRTKLAWYALMIYFSLSCGTAAQLCIVLLVSIMASLILTGSLKQYKVMIMMLLLLGLQILIVQLLFCREGVLIYQWGILKIYSEALPLAVTGILKASIIFFASMQFFTSASPLEFTLMLMKFKIPYRFAMLVGLSVRFLPLMKEEYVSIIDSQRTRGLKTESVWDNLKSIIPTFLPFLYRAVRRSTETALAMELRGYGRSKTRTFSSNLAIKHYDIALIASMLLVIIISLASRILPLI; this is encoded by the coding sequence ATGGGACTTTCTATGCTTGATCCCCGGACAAAGCTTGCCTGGTATGCTCTGATGATCTATTTTTCACTGAGTTGTGGAACCGCTGCACAATTGTGTATCGTTTTATTGGTAAGCATTATGGCCTCTCTAATTTTAACTGGTTCACTGAAGCAGTATAAGGTAATGATTATGATGCTCTTGCTTTTGGGACTGCAGATACTGATCGTTCAGCTGCTCTTCTGCCGGGAAGGCGTACTAATCTACCAATGGGGAATCCTTAAAATCTACAGTGAAGCCCTACCACTAGCGGTCACTGGCATACTGAAGGCTAGCATTATTTTTTTCGCAAGTATGCAATTTTTCACCTCAGCCTCACCCCTGGAATTTACCTTAATGCTCATGAAATTCAAAATCCCCTACCGCTTCGCAATGCTGGTGGGACTAAGTGTCCGCTTCCTCCCTCTGATGAAAGAAGAATATGTATCCATAATCGATAGCCAGCGTACCCGGGGCCTTAAAACCGAAAGCGTCTGGGACAATCTCAAAAGTATCATTCCAACCTTCCTGCCTTTTTTATATCGAGCCGTCCGACGCTCAACAGAAACGGCCTTAGCCATGGAGCTAAGAGGGTATGGACGAAGCAAAACCAGAACATTTTCCTCAAATTTGGCAATTAAGCATTACGATATTGCGTTAATCGCTAGCATGTTATTGGTAATAATCATCAGCCTTGCAAGCAGGATATTACCATTAATATAA
- a CDS encoding M48 family metallopeptidase, with product MYYLNNSNADRTKIGWLLLIGLAAVFALLFLRSALFPGPIDPSATKYFSLAMAEKARLYNSTPRILYILKFFLQTFLLFWLLFSSTGQTYFRRLQKISRNYWVVSALSILSLWLLFKVLSLPFSYYTGYYWQKIWGFSTQSQVAWWIDYFKNSGIDLLISLVGGLIFFWLVDRLSRHWWMVSAGLLSIWLVITYLCWPIIISPLFNHFEPLTDPAVVTMVDDLAQRAGLNIDAIFVMDASRQTTLPNAYFTGVGTTKRIVIYDTLLSNFSLPEVKAVLAHEMGHWRYNDIIHGLFYGMVGSFIVFGLLNFLLKPWLPKNSKKPPQLWAALQLALILLLFVSNPLQNAISREMEIRADHFSLELTGDLTGEIQLQKKLAYSGLSDLSPPRFIVWFSYSHPPAQTRINALEKAYFQTPRFPPK from the coding sequence ATGTATTATCTGAATAATAGCAACGCAGATCGCACCAAAATCGGCTGGCTTCTTCTTATAGGATTAGCCGCTGTTTTTGCTCTCTTATTCCTTAGGTCCGCCCTCTTTCCCGGACCTATTGATCCTTCGGCAACTAAGTATTTTTCGCTAGCTATGGCTGAGAAGGCTAGACTATACAATTCAACTCCCCGCATCCTCTATATATTAAAGTTTTTTCTCCAAACCTTCCTTTTATTTTGGTTGCTCTTTAGTTCTACGGGACAGACTTACTTTCGGCGCCTCCAGAAAATCAGCCGGAATTATTGGGTGGTCTCTGCTTTATCCATCCTGAGCCTGTGGCTTCTATTCAAAGTTCTGTCCCTACCTTTTTCTTATTACACCGGATACTACTGGCAAAAAATCTGGGGATTTAGTACTCAAAGCCAAGTGGCTTGGTGGATTGATTACTTTAAAAATTCCGGCATTGACCTCCTCATTTCTCTAGTGGGTGGGCTAATTTTTTTCTGGCTGGTCGACCGGTTATCACGCCATTGGTGGATGGTCAGTGCTGGTCTCTTAAGCATCTGGCTTGTTATAACGTACCTTTGTTGGCCCATTATTATATCCCCGCTTTTCAACCATTTCGAACCCTTGACCGATCCCGCTGTCGTTACTATGGTCGATGATCTTGCTCAACGAGCCGGACTAAACATTGACGCTATCTTTGTGATGGACGCCAGCAGGCAGACGACATTACCCAACGCCTATTTTACCGGGGTAGGGACTACTAAACGAATTGTCATTTACGACACCCTCTTAAGCAATTTTTCCTTACCCGAGGTCAAAGCCGTGCTTGCTCACGAGATGGGACATTGGCGATATAACGATATCATCCATGGGCTTTTCTATGGGATGGTAGGAAGTTTCATTGTCTTCGGTCTATTGAATTTTCTATTAAAGCCTTGGTTACCCAAAAACAGCAAAAAGCCGCCCCAACTCTGGGCAGCCTTACAACTGGCACTTATCCTTCTTCTCTTCGTAAGCAATCCTCTCCAGAATGCAATATCCAGAGAAATGGAGATACGTGCGGATCATTTTTCTCTTGAACTCACAGGAGACCTCACTGGAGAAATCCAGTTACAAAAAAAACTGGCTTACTCTGGTTTATCGGATTTGTCTCCTCCACGCTTCATCGTCTGGTTTAGCTATAGCCATCCACCAGCCCAAACTAGAATAAACGCCTTAGAAAAGGCATACTTCCAAACCCCAAGATTCCCTCCTAAGTGA
- a CDS encoding DUF1385 domain-containing protein, which translates to MRRLAVIGGRAHINGITFVTNTHVVRGRISKGALSINARRLPGIRIFKLMDRIPFLRGVSKLAKLNLKVFLGSILILAIPWDWILPNDDFVVSESIGFELAIDGLVLIVLVVLLKRLWQFHGAEHKAFNIYMSGVDLSLSAVREASRVSERCGTNLAVISFPIVVLLSSATMPLLILVVGLPIGYEIFNWSSRSNRLKPAFWIASFIQQYIVTAEPTEEQIQLATATLSRAIECDG; encoded by the coding sequence GTGAGACGTTTGGCGGTCATAGGAGGGCGGGCACATATCAATGGAATTACCTTTGTCACCAATACGCACGTTGTCCGTGGGAGGATATCAAAAGGAGCTTTATCCATTAATGCGCGTCGCCTACCCGGGATTCGGATATTTAAACTCATGGACAGAATTCCTTTCTTACGTGGAGTTTCTAAGTTAGCGAAGCTTAATCTTAAGGTGTTTCTTGGCAGCATCCTTATTCTCGCCATACCGTGGGATTGGATACTTCCTAATGATGATTTCGTAGTTTCTGAGTCAATCGGGTTCGAGCTTGCTATCGATGGTTTGGTCCTTATTGTTCTAGTGGTACTCTTAAAGCGACTCTGGCAGTTTCATGGGGCGGAACATAAAGCTTTTAACATCTATATGAGTGGGGTCGATCTCTCACTCAGCGCGGTAAGGGAAGCTAGTCGAGTTAGTGAACGTTGTGGAACTAATTTGGCGGTAATATCGTTTCCCATTGTTGTTTTGCTATCTTCAGCAACAATGCCCTTGCTCATACTTGTAGTAGGCCTCCCAATTGGCTATGAGATTTTTAATTGGAGTTCCCGCAGTAACCGTTTAAAACCTGCGTTTTGGATTGCTTCATTCATTCAGCAATATATTGTAACGGCAGAACCGACTGAAGAACAAATACAGCTAGCTACTGCTACCTTATCTAGAGCAATAGAATGTGATGGCTAA
- a CDS encoding PEP-utilizing enzyme codes for MYNERVQIGSPVSHAAIVAREYSILVVVAVDTVTNILRWTKNSCG; via the coding sequence ATGTACAATGAACGAGTGCAGATCGGAAGCCCTGTTTCACATGCAGCAATTGTAGCCAGGGAATACAGCATCCTCGTGGTTGTCGCAGTTGATACTGTAACCAATATACTGAGATGGACAAAAAATTCGTGTGGATAG
- a CDS encoding efflux RND transporter periplasmic adaptor subunit, giving the protein MNRKSIKWISGGLLVTVLFAGGLWFYDTKNANASTISYITGMVRNGTVEKAVSATGTIQPINQYNLSSSSGGKITEIDVKIGDQVKSGQILAKLDPTQAQQQVTQAQNGLTQAQLKLNQLNAPPSQVSVLNAQSAVLKAQSNESNALNNLRTLQSYKNTSILKAAISKLQTSSNQGSTLQDYVSNPSDLDAAIDQATITYQIAQADLNVAKAQQTQTKAGTSNTDIQLAQSQVTQAQTSLNSAQTTLNSAVITAPADGTITAINGQVGASPSGSQGSSSSTSNQSSSAFISMIGASDTMQVVVPVNQVDIGKISAGLSADITLDAFSNKKFQGTVVQVSPTGTTQSGVTTFNVTVNVTNTDNAMKSGMSANVSIIIAQKKNVVTVPSIAVHSKGSTQTVSLAPVGQATPVVRTVQIGLDDGKNAEVIQGLQEGDKVVIGTKTPQAKTTTTNNSLNSALSGGNMGGFGGGNGGGRGNYSGAAGGSSGRTQN; this is encoded by the coding sequence ATGAATAGAAAATCTATTAAGTGGATATCTGGTGGATTGTTAGTGACTGTTTTATTTGCAGGCGGACTTTGGTTCTATGATACTAAAAATGCGAATGCCTCTACTATTAGTTATATTACTGGAATGGTCAGAAACGGCACGGTTGAAAAGGCGGTTAGTGCTACAGGAACCATTCAACCCATCAATCAATACAACTTGTCTTCGAGCAGTGGTGGGAAAATAACTGAAATAGATGTCAAGATAGGTGATCAGGTTAAATCCGGCCAGATCTTAGCTAAATTGGATCCCACTCAGGCTCAGCAACAAGTGACCCAAGCTCAGAACGGGTTAACTCAAGCTCAATTAAAGTTAAACCAGCTCAATGCCCCACCATCACAAGTGAGTGTCTTAAACGCTCAGAGTGCCGTCCTTAAAGCCCAATCCAACGAGTCAAACGCTCTAAATAATCTCCGAACACTTCAAAGTTATAAAAATACTTCTATACTAAAGGCGGCGATTAGTAAACTTCAGACTTCAAGTAATCAGGGCTCAACCTTACAAGATTACGTTAGTAATCCTAGTGATTTAGATGCAGCGATAGACCAAGCCACGATCACTTACCAAATTGCCCAAGCAGATTTGAATGTGGCCAAGGCACAGCAAACTCAGACTAAGGCGGGTACTAGCAACACAGACATTCAACTTGCCCAAAGTCAAGTCACTCAGGCCCAAACCTCACTAAATAGTGCTCAAACGACGTTGAACAGCGCAGTTATCACAGCTCCTGCTGACGGAACGATTACAGCCATCAACGGTCAAGTCGGAGCAAGCCCTTCAGGCAGCCAAGGAAGCAGTAGTAGTACAAGTAATCAATCGAGCAGTGCTTTTATCTCAATGATTGGTGCTTCTGACACTATGCAGGTTGTCGTACCTGTCAATCAAGTCGATATCGGTAAAATCAGCGCAGGACTGTCTGCGGACATAACGCTCGATGCTTTTTCGAATAAGAAATTTCAGGGAACTGTTGTCCAAGTTAGTCCGACCGGTACAACCCAAAGCGGTGTGACAACGTTTAATGTTACGGTCAATGTGACTAATACCGATAATGCCATGAAATCTGGAATGAGTGCAAATGTGTCAATTATTATTGCCCAAAAGAAAAACGTCGTAACCGTACCAAGTATTGCTGTTCATAGTAAAGGATCTACCCAAACGGTTTCTTTGGCGCCTGTTGGCCAAGCTACCCCGGTCGTTCGCACGGTTCAGATCGGGCTTGACGATGGAAAAAATGCAGAAGTCATCCAAGGACTACAAGAGGGTGACAAAGTCGTTATAGGTACTAAAACTCCACAAGCCAAAACTACGACAACCAATAATTCCTTGAATTCTGCCTTGAGTGGAGGAAACATGGGAGGCTTCGGTGGCGGTAACGGCGGTGGCAGAGGGAACTATTCGGGTGCAGCTGGCGGTTCCAGTGGTCGAACCCAAAATTAG
- a CDS encoding ABC transporter ATP-binding protein codes for MITLKDIVKVYKTGDLELKALAGVNLTVEAGEFVAIMGPSGSGKSTMMNILGCLDTASSGDFFLDDLNINVASEDELAEIRNRKIGFVFQSFNLLSRTTALENVELPMLYNGVNARERRSKALNALGIVGLSKRIHHKPNELSGGQQQRVAIARSLVNNPVIIMADEPTGNLDSKSSIEIMSIFQQLNAMGITIILVTHEPDIAQYSKRIIHFKDGLIDRDELVQNRSMAEGEQLNLDFNRRAEVAS; via the coding sequence ATGATTACTCTTAAAGATATCGTCAAAGTCTATAAAACGGGTGATCTCGAGTTAAAAGCGTTAGCTGGTGTCAATTTGACGGTAGAAGCAGGAGAATTTGTGGCCATCATGGGCCCTTCCGGCTCAGGAAAGTCGACTATGATGAATATTCTTGGCTGTTTGGATACGGCTTCCTCCGGGGATTTCTTTTTAGATGACTTGAATATAAACGTAGCAAGTGAGGACGAATTAGCGGAAATACGCAATCGCAAAATAGGGTTCGTCTTCCAAAGCTTCAATCTTTTATCTCGCACAACAGCTTTAGAAAATGTAGAATTACCCATGCTTTATAACGGTGTGAACGCGCGGGAAAGACGGTCCAAAGCGTTGAATGCTTTGGGAATTGTGGGTTTATCTAAACGTATCCACCATAAGCCGAATGAACTATCAGGGGGGCAGCAGCAAAGAGTTGCTATTGCCCGCTCCCTGGTCAACAATCCTGTGATCATCATGGCCGACGAGCCAACTGGGAATCTCGACAGTAAGTCTAGTATCGAAATCATGAGTATATTTCAGCAGCTTAACGCTATGGGAATAACGATTATCTTAGTGACGCACGAGCCGGATATTGCTCAGTACAGCAAGCGTATTATCCATTTTAAAGATGGGCTGATCGATCGTGATGAGCTTGTCCAGAATAGAAGTATGGCCGAAGGTGAACAACTCAACCTAGATTTCAATAGGAGAGCGGAGGTGGCCAGCTAA